One genomic region from Terriglobus aquaticus encodes:
- a CDS encoding LutC/YkgG family protein — protein sequence MTESSAMSSREAILSRVRGIVGEARDADTVGLEWAALPRAYNAASAADRDAVLLRLIDRLHDYDAQVYRVSPEEIAGTVREIVSLLGLTEVLVPAGLAQGWLPDGVAFVKDEGFSPRELDRFTAVLTGSTLAIAETGTLVLQNLPGQGRRAATLVPDVHLCVVREQDVVATVPEAMRRLQATAELPTTFISGPSATADIEMTRIKGVHGPRFLHVLLVR from the coding sequence ATGACCGAGTCAAGCGCGATGAGCTCGCGTGAGGCGATTCTCAGTCGGGTGCGCGGCATTGTTGGCGAGGCCCGCGATGCTGACACTGTGGGTTTGGAGTGGGCTGCGCTGCCGCGCGCGTACAACGCTGCGAGTGCCGCGGACCGCGATGCGGTGCTGCTCCGGTTGATTGATCGCCTGCACGACTACGACGCACAGGTGTATCGCGTGTCGCCGGAGGAGATTGCCGGAACAGTGCGGGAGATCGTGAGCTTGCTTGGCTTGACCGAGGTGCTGGTACCGGCGGGGCTCGCCCAGGGATGGTTGCCGGACGGCGTTGCTTTTGTGAAGGACGAGGGCTTCTCTCCGCGCGAACTGGACCGGTTTACGGCGGTACTGACGGGGTCCACGCTGGCGATTGCGGAGACGGGAACGCTGGTTCTGCAAAACCTGCCGGGGCAGGGCCGGCGCGCGGCGACGCTGGTGCCGGACGTTCACCTGTGCGTGGTGCGCGAGCAGGATGTGGTGGCGACGGTGCCGGAAGCGATGCGGCGGTTGCAGGCAACAGCGGAGCTGCCGACGACGTTTATCAGCGGACCGTCTGCAACGGCGGACATCGAGATGACGCGGATTAAAGGCGTGCACGGGCCCCGTTTTCTGCACGTTCTGCTGGTTCGCTAA